A genome region from Candidatus Oleimmundimicrobium sp. includes the following:
- a CDS encoding TraR/DksA C4-type zinc finger protein, protein MILKEKLESEKRRLEEELKEIEEGNLKETQNETTGENSFEDNFADSGTATFEREKDLSLEINIKDLLSRVNGALERFKKGTYGKCFMCGGDIDPARLKSLPYADLCIECKKKEESSW, encoded by the coding sequence GTGATTTTAAAAGAAAAGTTAGAAAGTGAAAAAAGACGATTAGAGGAAGAGCTAAAAGAAATTGAAGAGGGAAATTTAAAAGAAACGCAAAATGAAACTACTGGCGAAAATTCTTTTGAGGACAATTTTGCAGACAGTGGAACGGCAACATTTGAGCGTGAAAAAGATCTTTCGTTAGAAATAAACATAAAAGACTTACTCTCACGGGTTAATGGTGCTCTCGAGCGTTTTAAAAAAGGAACATATGGAAAATGTTTTATGTGTGGTGGTGATATAGATCCGGCAAGATTAAAGTCTTTACCCTATGCGGATCTATGTATTGAATGCAAAAAGAAAGAAGAAAGTAGCTGGTAG